CCGGGCCGTATGTGTGCATTAAAGACGAAGAGAGAGCAGGACGGAAGGAAGGAAGTGAATGGGAAAAGAGACGGTTTACAGTACCACACACGACTTGGTCAGCGTCATCGTGCTAAATGTCAAGTCGTGTGTGGGAGAAGATTAGGAAAGTGCAGCTGACAGAGGCCCGGATAACGAATCCTTAAGCCATGTTAAATTACTGCACGCACTGTGGCAGAGGGTGCCATCACTAACGCACAACAGGACTCAATGACAGCTGACAGAATAATACATGATAATAATGACTTGTTGCTGGTGGGTCAACATGCAAACAAAATTAAGGAGTATGCAATCTGAATTGTCAATTTATCGTTGagtaatctgttgattattttctcaattcatTGCTTGGtggttttgtctataaaatgtcagaaatggtgaaaaatgtcccaaaacacccaagatgacgtcctcaaaagtcttcttttgtccacaactcaaagataatTAGTTTAATATTATAGAGGGGtaacaaaaactagaaaatattcacatttaagaagctggattGAGATGATTTGTACCGTttgactcaaaccgattatcaaaaaacaaccaatcaataaatctttgcagctctagtaaCATGGTTCTCTTGAGCCCAGTACACGTGCACCACTACTCGGACTCTTTAGCTGCTTTACAAAGGCATCTGCATGGAAAACCTGAGGCTGCACTTACAGGCACAGCGATGCTCGCAGCTACATGCTAATATCCGCATGcagtgacaatgctaacatgctgatgtttagcaggtacaATGTGTACTATGTTCACCATCtcagtttagcatgttagcatgctaacacttaCCAATTAGCACTAAAGACAGAGTACAGCTGAGACTGGTGGAAATGGTATTGGTTTTGTGGCTCATTATGTCATGAACCAAAACACTGGACATATCAAAATTTCGACATGACGATGGTGACGGAAAAAGCTTCAAGTCATCATGAGGgggaaataaatatataatttcattaatactgtttattgatccctagTACAGTGCATTGCttcaggaggtgaagtggcatccagctaccaatccacactccatactttggtccatacggggacttgaaccaatgACCCTTCGGTTCCCTACCCAACTCCCTAAGGACTGAGCAACTGCCACCCTCCTATGGAGCCTAAATGTCATGGCATCAATCCAATGATTGTTGAGACATTGCACTCACAACCACAAATGTGAACCGCAAGATGGCTAGAGGGAAAAGTCAGGCGATCCCCAACGCCATAGGAAATCATCCTCTGGTAACCATGAACGCCTGTACTGAATTTCGTTTGTTTTTGACGCATGCAAcaaacttaaaggagaattccggtcaattccaatacgtagctctgttgtttgtatacttggaggtctgtcagtagagagaaaaactaaccaatcggtgctgcctacaccaagttatcctcctgctagagttagcacccaacaggcttaaacagggcaagttttaaacgtgtttttaaccTCTTAATATGTTCAAAATATCATTAAAGATGCCTCCCCATGTGAGGTGATTCCTTTAgggggaacacagtgaatctgactgctggagatgtgaaagaaatgcatgaaagttgtgctaattcagctgtttaGTTCCTATGTTGAGTCGGCAGTTAGAGAACtaagggaccgtctacaaactacaacaccgaaaagagattaaagaaaaatatttaatgattaaataaggtagtgtctcaaaacttacctcaattataactggtctcctgctagttgcattacagcacttacttttagacaataagcatatgcttatttttaaaaatgtgcgtgtttctcttttctgtgttgtagtttgtagacgatcccttgcagtatcaacactgGAACTAAACAGAGATGATTTATTCACAACTTGTATGCCTTTCTGAGTCAGTCACTgggttcactcagaaggaaccACTTCACATGGGGAGGCACATATGATATTTTGagcatgttaagaggctaaaaacatgctgccctgtttaagcctgttggttgctaacgctagcaggaggataactcggtgtaggcagcaccgattagttccgtttttctctctactgacagacctccaaatttacaaataacagagctacatgttggaatcaaccggaattctcctttaagaaaaGGGGCAGACAATTGGACTAGACACATTTTgcataaataacatttaaaatatggtAGCAATATTCAGCATGTAACTGCACAGACATAAATAGGGGTATCCTCATCATATCATTGGCTGTTTCTTGTGGTCCCTGTTGTGACAGGGCACACACGGCTGGCTACACCTGTAGCCTGCAGATTAGCGTTGCTTCACAACCTGGCAGGCGGGACAATGAGAAGGAGGGTATCCAGGGACAGGCGTTCACACAAAGAATCTCTGTGGGATTAGGGTCACGTCAGAATAATATGCCACTGAGCTGCAAGCAACAAACAGGACAAACACACTGCAGCATTTCGGAATACGGTGCGAGAAATCTGTGAGATGGTTTGAACAGATCAGCgttaaaacacatttactgaAACCTCGTATAGAAACATCTTGAGAGAAGTATGTTTTAAGGCCAGTGTGTGGTTGTCATAGTAAAGAGGATTAGACCTCTCCCTCATCAGCTGTGAAAGTGGCAGCCTGTTGCAGTGATATTAATGTGACAATAAACACAGGAGTAGATTCATGCCCTAAGGCTCTCTGCACACATTTATAATCTGgtggatttaaaaaatcatGTGTGCACAAACACCCAACGGAACTGCGTGCACATGCAGAGACAACACGTTGGACCTCATAGAGTGACGATTATCACATTGGCTtaatttaatcaacatttacaCATAAATATCATAAAACTCTCACGCATCTTCAGTCGTATTTGTTGCCATCACATCCACAGCGATGCTTAAAACTGATACCCACTAGAGATTAGTGTGTGGGTTATGCTATAATTCCATATCAGGTTATGTAAAGCACTCTTCAGAttaagaagaggagaggaagaagacacATGGATGTTGAGGAGAGATGAAAAATGACACCATCAAGCGCAGTTGTCATACAAAGGTATAGCTCCTGCTGATGCTGCATATACaattatgtatgtgtgaattCCCTACCAGTCAATAGATCCACACTCATTCAGGTGAGATCCAGCTTTCATGTCTCAGCAGCTCTGTATCAGGTCTAGTGGGACTGTGTGTACACACATCATCCCTAATGTGCACGTTGTGTTGGTGCCAGTCTGCAATGAGCCACTGACACTATGGGCTATTGAGCAGCAGTGACTTGAATATTGACACTGTTATCTAACCAAGCCATGTATTATTCATTTCCACCGCTTTTCCTCTAAGCACAATTTTTCTGGATCTGCTTTGGTggcaaaaatataatttttcttcttctgtagtCTAGTCTTTTAAGTCCAAGTGCCTGGCTACAGTCAGATATGACTACACGGTAGGATGCCGCCCACTTATCTCCAACTTCTATCACCATAGTGCACCTGCTGTCCAAGATAGCGGGGTTTGAATGAGACCACAAAAACCATGGGACTATTTGACCACTAACGCTGAATGAAAGACATACGAACCGGTGTCCCCCAGGTCAAGTTGTAGACTGAGGCCGGCGGTCGCTTCCTCACTCGTCCTCCCGTCATCCCGGGTTTCCGCAGTCCCCCCGTCCATCTCCCGGACCCGGACGGCTCCTGACGACGACGCGAAGCCGTAACCTTCCTCAGTGAGAACGAGACGAGGCGGTATGGGTTTCGAAACAACGTAGAAATTCGGTCATTTCGCTTTCTTCGAGGTATACTGCAACAATTAGGCTACATAACTCCGCGAATGTAGGTTTGTCGATGGATATTTTGGGCCAACCGTACGCAGAGATGCGTTCAGGTTCGGCCAGCCAGCGGTGCTGCTGATCATCTCTGCCGCCGCTATTGTGCGTCATCATTCTCACGCAACGGCTGACACAGCATCCTCTTACTAAGCTCAACATTATCGGAGAGGTATCGTGTAACGTTTGCTATACATGCTACCTCTGCAAAGGAAGAAACcattttaattgtaaataaGGTTATGTAGGCTATTGATCATGCACCAGGATAGTATGGAATCCTAGAATATAGAAAAGAACTTGCTGAAAAAGTAATGATGAACATGTAAAATACTTCAATATGACATTCTTGTCAGGGTCTAATTGTTTTTCCATTGTTTGCACTGTATAGGATAAAGTTAGAGAAATTGGCAACTTGTTTCTTTTCACTAAGCAGATTACATTTCCGATTAATCACTAGTGTAACGGAGCCTTTTTTTGTCAGTGCAAACCATTGGTCAGATGAACATGAAAACTAGGACATTTGCATaccatataatatatatagaggACAGAGTTTCCAGTAATGCATGAATAATTCAATATTTACATGTACCAGTTCTCTTGAGAAAATGTCCACATTCCCTATAATTACTACAGAGTTACTTCCAGGAAACTTCCTGGGAAATTACTAGGATACTTGTATTACAGAACCTTAAAATCAAGTTTAGGACATGCTGTATTCTATAAACAAAATGGACTGAGGCAGATTTACATTACCAAGGAAGGAAACAAAAGCATTACTAGAACACTAGTAAAGCTGACAAAGGGGAGGTAAActttccccttatgatgtcataagagaaagattccagattggcccatttGATACTCACAGTAACCATTCACAAAGCCAGAAGGTGAGCATTACTATAgcttaaattaattattttaataagtgCATGTAAATTGACAACTTAATGTCCTGGATAGCATTTATTTCCAATTTCATCACATGGTAAGTCATGAGTTACAGATACAATAATGGGCCCTTCCGCAAGTTAagtgcaaataataataatagttatcaGTAGCTTGTCAGAAATCTGTGAAATATATGGCATTCTATGTCCTTAAATGAAATGGACATTGACACATGAACAAACTTGTCACTTAACATTCAGAAAGGATTAGATGGTATTTGTGTTGGAAAGAGGAATGGCTGAGCTTGCAGGAAGATGTGAAGGGTCTCTAGAATGTCCTCTCCTGTGGTCATATGGGTCTGGCATGGGTGTGTTCTGTGGGTTAGTTGCACGCTAGGGGTCATCAGGCCCGCCTCGCCCAATGTTGGGTTTACAGACAGGCCGTCACTggtccagacacacacacacacaccaatacccTGAAGTCCAAGGGAGAGGTCAGgagtcaaacaaacacacgggGGACAGTAGTATTACATGTACGTAGGCAGGTCCTTCTCCACCGCCTGCAAAGAGAAATAAGTAGAAGTCTTACTATGACAGAAATGGTGTATGGGGAatgcatttatataaaaaaagtttaaaaaacccCCCCTCAAAATCACATTTTCCATGCGCCTTATCATTGTGATGCACACTGTAGTCAAGCGTctcaaaataacacacacacacacacacacactttttcctgCATTCCTCTGACGTGTAACCAATCAGCAGCATCATCATCAGATCTTGATACAATCATGCTGCATGTGTATTGGCTCGCTGcagctgatgagatttacttcGAGGTATTGAATGACACGGCATTCGATACTAAAGAGGCAATTTGGTCTGTGCCTAAAAAGGATTAAAGTTCTCAGCATAGTATAAGCAAAAAGGATTGATCTAAATCAAAAACAGCAGAAAGCTATTGTATGCACCAAAATCCTATGAAAGATGCCACCTCCACAGCATCGGGACATCAGAAGCACAGCGAGTGTCACTTACGCTGGGATCATCTGTTGGCCCGTATCTCTTCACCACTGCTCCTTCTCGATTTATCAGAAACTGATGAGGAATAAGACATCAACAAATCAGCACATGTATTTTTCCTTTGGTTGAGGCAACATTTTACTGAATAtgcttattaaaaaaagaagggaaagcGTCAACTCTATTAGCAAGTTACCTTTGTGAAGTTCCACTTGATGTTACtgtggagaaaaaataaaaatatatatatcaacaAATTGTGTTGTTTCACCCTTCAGTCATGGAGCGCAGCCTCATTTTCAATTGGTTACAACGGATCAATATAGTGACCAGTTTATAGGGGGACAATTATTGAATTCATAGAGTAACTTTGAAAGCTACTCCTGCGACATGATTTGCAACTCTCCCTTTGTATGCCCAGTATATGACACTCATAATTTAAGCAAACCATGGTGAAATTCACTGCTTCGCGCTCTGTGTTAGTGTGCTGATTTTTGTGCCACCAACAAGAgaacaagaagaagagaagaagacaaaTGCTGGAAATTCACAGGTAGGTTATTAACGGTACTTTCTTTACAACACAAGTTATATTGCTATAGCAGCATGTACTGGAAGTACTAAATTGATTTAAATTCACAGAGCTGCTAGTGTGAATGCAACACTAGCTCCCAGTTGTTGTAATAATGAGTTGACCATGTCAGCATAATCTCTTAAACTGAAACATTTTCCAACCCCACCCAAAGCgaatgagggaaaaaaaaagaaagaaaaaaaaagaggaagaaagtaCTTGATCAGGATGTGTATGACACAGCGTTTCCTTCTGGGGTAAAAGTGAATAAGTTAacacttgaagaaaaaaaaattacatttcatacagtatatcaaaacATTTGTATCACCATCAATTTCTAACTTTAAAGTGATTACATGTGGCTATTGCTCTCAATtgacttttttacatttatttttaaccaacATGGGTCATATTTTTGCTAGTTTTGGCCATCAGTTATGATTACATTTGAATCACCTAATTAATTGCTGAGATAGGGGAGATGTATAGTGACTCAGCGCTACAAAACTGTTTGCACACACTGAAATGGCACTGGTGAGTAAATTACAACAGGAATTATGGCTATAACTATGAAAAAGACCAAAGGTTGTAATCTTTATTTCCCACTTTTAACTATGTGGCTTATCTTGCAGGCTGACATGAATATTAACACACCACGCACTTCTAGAAAACAAAAATTCATTCAACTTCACTCACATAACTGTACATTACATGACAGAGCACGAAGAAATGTAAGCTAACACATAATGCTAATTATTAATgtactaaaaaaacaacttgttcATGATATAGTGCTCAGGGTAGTTATTCTTATCACCTCTCAGTGATAAATGCATGTTCCACTAAAAGCTGTTACTCATtttctgtacaaaatgtcaagAAACTTTTATTAAGTGAATAGACAAATAGGACAAGGACTCACTTTCCCAGGGTTCCCTTGCCTTTGGGCTGTGCCTTCATCCACTTCCACAGAGGGTGAGCGTTGTCTCCATTCACATCAATCTTACTGAAGAGGTCAAACTCAGCGTTGTAACCTTTGGCAAACTCTTTAATCTCCGCATCAGTCCCCGGCTCCTGGATCACACATACAAAAATGAAGTTAGAAAATCAGAAACATAGGTTATAAACATAAAGCTGTGTtgtcattagttttttttcttcttacctGTCCTCCGAACTGGTTACACGGGAAGCCCATGATGCGTAAACCTTGCTCAGCGTAGGTGGCGTGCATTCCAGCTAGCTGAGTGTAGTTTACCTTGGTCTTTCCTCATTTAGAGGCCACATTTACAATGATGCACACGTACCCTCTGGCATGGGGAAACACAGAACAAACAAGAGGGTGAAATAAGGAAACAATTCTGCAAACTACAGCTTATTTGTGAAGTGTAAAACACGACAACTGGAAGAAACTCTACTGCTGTTCTTTCAAACTTTATGAATtaaagtcattcatttttttttaggccCATACAATACATGCtatgtgatttattttaccTGTATTTCTCAAGAGACACATCATTGCCGTCAATATCCTTGGCAGAGAATTCGTAGATCGACTTGGCACTCTGCCAGTCTGCAACCTGAGCACACTGCAAAGAGGTGAAGGATTGAAATGGTGTAGGTGAGTTATAGTGTGTGACTGAGGAATACAGCTGAAGGCAGAGGTTTGTCAGGGCCTAAGTCCAGGAAAGCAAACCAAGGACAAAGGTAAGCTCAGGCCTGAGAAATAAGCAAGACTAATCCGATAAACAGGGTTAGCACACATGTCAAGACAACTTAAAAGTAAGGAAGTTGCACTTTGGCCCGTTTGTTTCATCATTAATGTCCCCTCACTTTACCAGCGATGGAATtaaactaagtacatttactgaagTACTGTAGGAGTAAGACTCTTAAATAAtaggcaaaataaaaatacacatgaGAAAATCTGGTTCAAAGTGTAAAAGACTTCCCTGTGATGGCATTTTTTTGTCCAACAGAACCTAAtcacagtggtggaatgtaactaagtacatctACTCAAGTGTTGTacttaaatacaaattaaaaaggtacttgtactttacttgagacttctcttttcatgccactttgtacttctactccgctacatttcagaaaaaaaatatataacttttTACCTAACTCCTCTAGGTTACtgttacttttaatacttaaaagGACATTTTCCTGACGTTACATACtttaaagtaacattttcaatgcagaacttttacttgtaacaaagTCTTTTACAGTGAGGTACAAAGAATGTGTTTACATGAGTAACGTTatcaggaaaaacaaaaatatctgATAATGGTAAATAATTGCTGTTTTACTGCTTTGCATAAAAACGAGGAAATATAATAAGAACACACTAGAGATTTGATCTGACGTCGGTTTACATCACCTGGCTTGAAGACTACTACCACGGATTATTAGCTAGCAATTTACTGTATCTTCGCGTCCCATCAGTAGACAGTGAAAGAGTCACAtcagagctagctagctagctagctaccgttaaCGCTACAGCACAGCCAGCTAactgtgctagctagctaacaacaACAGTCACGCTTTCACTAATATGGGGAAAATACCGAGACATTTTGAGTTGTATTCGCGTGAGACCGCAGCTAAACGTTACTGAAATCCAAAAACTAACAGCAACGTTACGCCTCGGGCTTTTAAACGAAGCTAACTAGCGTTAGTGGCTGCGTCGACATCGGACCCATTACTCCGTCACACCgcatttaaaaatagaaaacctAACGCTGACCTACATTTAGTTAAGCATACAGACAGCAGCGGTCACACACATGTTTTTACCACGTACATAGGTACACATAAAGAGAAAGACATATGTTATCGTGCTCTAAGCACTTACCATGCTTCTCTGTACTCCTCTGCTGCCTAACAAACCTAACAACACTGTTGCTCTCCAGAGCCGCATGACGGCTACACTGGCTGCTGTTATAAAGCTAACACCGCCCACAGAGGGACGGCAGCACCGCTCACTGCGCACCGCTGGTACCCGTCACCACCAAACAGTAGATGAAAGGTTACCACCGCCCACTTTGCCTTTccggtttattttattttaattgtattagCATTTTCGATGGCCACAAACATAGAAGCTataaagtatttttgttttaactttggAAAGTAAACTTTTGTGGCGTGTTGGTGTTATATGGCACTTGGCCTCTTGGGGGcagcagatagatagatagatagatagatagatagatagatagatagatagatagatagatagatagatagatagatagatagatagatagatagatagataccagtaggtagatagatagacagacagatagatagatagatagatagatagatagatagatagatagatagattagattagattagattagattatactttatttaacccacgacggggaaattctgtcgttacaagtagcagcatagcagcaacagcaaaaacagaaaaacaaaacaataacacacaaacaagtaagcacgaaagaatacaaggcaagaaatacaaggcaagaaatacaaggcaagaaatagacaatgaaatatggtagactgagtaagtaaatgccgtcaaacaaaaggaattttaaagtgcggttgccatgataagagaaacaatatgcGGTGTAAATGACGTTAAAataagttaagttgaatgtgtaattagagcaaagaagcaagagtcggtagcataatttaaattatattaacctgagaccataaatattgaaaagtaagtacttgtaataaaataatataaataccaatattaaagataacagaaagtgtgtgatgtagatgagAGAAAAACGAAAAGAAACTACAACACATAGATAATACCAGtggtagatagatagacagacagatagatagatagatagatagtagatagataagAGTgtcttgcataagtttacacacccatgctaaagttgattaaaaataggaattaaaaacatcttttggaaattgatctcaatgccttaattaaaaaagaggaaaatccatccttttaaggacaccaattttctttgtgaatgaagattttaatgtaaataaaaacatgttcttCATTGAAatacataagtatacacccccctatgttaaattcgcATAGAGGCAGTcagatctttatttttaaaggccagttatttcatggatcaggatactatgcatcctgataaagtttccTTGGTCTTTGAAAAGATGGTTCTTTATTCCTCTAGCTAtctagatcgatagatagatagatagatagatagatagatagatagatagatagatagatagatagatagatagatagatagatttgtcACAGCAGCAGTAGACAAATACTGAACCACACTGAACAAAAGGATAGTGCTAAGAATCCAAAAGTAGGCTTCTAATACAGTAAGAGTTAGTGTGATTAATCAGATAAATGGGGGTAAGGTCAAGCACATGAGTCAAGACAACCAAAGGCAAGGAAGTTGCACATTGGCAATTGTGTCATCATTAATGTCCCCACCCTGAATCTTACATACATGAGGCTCTTTAGCTGCTCTACTAAGTTAgaaactttgtctgtctgttgtttggtGTTGTGTGATGGGGTTTTTAGGACAATGAGAGGGCAGACCGACAGACTTTCTTCCTTCTTATAGCAGCCTGATTAGGATGTCTGTGTGCTCACCCACTCCCTGGGGAGCAACCATGTGACAGAATGACTTAGGGTAAATGGCATCTGACTACTTGCCTAAACATGTTTTTGGGAAAGAGTTTTGAAATATACAACAACAAAGAGCCAGCTTTTACACCACACTCATACTTGATGTAGGCTGTTCTGCACTCCTCTCTGGTAATACTGAAGAAAGAAGACAAGGAAAGGTTTTTAGTGAAAAGCAgccatttcatttttacataTACATTACTATTTGCATGGGAtagtaatttaaaatgtattcattttgaaGACATGTCAAACAAACCAATGCCTAAGCTGTGGCGCCTAGAGAGGGAGAGTGTGGGGGAGTAGCTGCAGTGACCAAGTTCACCCTTGTGGTTCAGTGCATTTATGTCagctatactgtacataaacacattaaaataatatgtCTTATTTCACCTAATAGGAAGCCAATGTCTTCTTGACCAGTGGATGTCTACAGGCTTAATCAGTAGGTATATACAAGAATGATGATGGATTTTTCTTTGTTGTATTCAGGTTTTTGtctatatttttgtttcaaagtGGCACCAAATATAATTGTACTGTATTGCCTTTTTTCCAGTTACTTAGCATACATGAATACATATTGAACAGCAACAAAGTGGGTTGTTCATGATCAGCTTGGAACGTTATCAAAGCTGTTTTATTCTTCTTCCAACAGAGGGCACTATCTAACTGTAGGAAAGATTGCCATGCAGAGTTCATAGCGTTCATATCTTTGGATGCAACATGAAAGTTATGTTGAAAAAGAAGGACAAGATTGAGAGTTTAGAAAGATGTGTGGTTtagggagttttttttaacaggaggattccgttttagagtaccctgaaagagagtaaaatatgtctttaacagccagAAAAAAATTTCAACAAAGCTTTACTGTTAagaatttattattaaaatccttcttcagaatggtccgatattacctgtgagacacactggatatgtgatgtctcacccagacttggaatgaagctggcttaacgggaggattccgttttacactagcttgaaaaagagtaaaatatggctttaacagcctgaaattGATTTCAAACATAGCTTTAATTAGACAATTGAgccatttattttcaaatccTACTTTAAAATGGTCCGATATTACTTGAGAGACAccctggatatgtgatgtctccccctgacttggaatgaagctggctcaACAGGAGGATTCCGCTTTAAAGTAGCTGAAATAGAGTAAAATATGGCGTTGACAgttagaaaaaatgtcaatatagctttacttttaagcgtttaattttaaaatcctacatcagaatgctccaaTGTTACCTGAGTggcacactggatatgtgatgtctccccctgacttggaatgaagctggctcaACAGGAGGATTCCGCTTTACAGTAGCTGAAATAGAGTAAAATATGGCGTTGACAGTTA
The sequence above is drawn from the Etheostoma spectabile isolate EspeVRDwgs_2016 chromosome 12, UIUC_Espe_1.0, whole genome shotgun sequence genome and encodes:
- the LOC116699145 gene encoding phospholipid hydroperoxide glutathione peroxidase-like; translated protein: MRLWRATVLLGLLGSRGVQRSMCAQVADWQSAKSIYEFSAKDIDGNDVSLEKYRGYVCIIVNVASKUGKTKVNYTQLAGMHATYAEQGLRIMGFPCNQFGGQEPGTDAEIKEFAKGYNAEFDLFSKIDVNGDNAHPLWKWMKAQPKGKGTLGNNIKWNFTKFLINREGAVVKRYGPTDDPSAVEKDLPTYM